Below is a window of Brachyspira hampsonii DNA.
TGAATGCCATTTCTGATGAGTCTACAGGGTGGAATGATCCGTCATAAGCTGATACTATAACATCAAGCATAGGATAATTAGCAAGAACTCCTGTATTCATAGATTCTATACAGCCTTTTTCTACTGCAGGTATATATTCTCTTGGAACTGCTCCTCCAACGATTTCATTATTGAATTTGAATCCGCCATTAGGCTCATTAGGTCCTATTCTTAGCCATACATCACCATACTGACCTTTACCGCCTGACTGACGAACAAATTTACCTTGTACCTCAACTGTTTTCTTAATACCTTCTCTATAAGATACTTGAGGACGTCCTACATTTGCCTCAACTTTATATTCTCTTTTCATTCTATCACAGATAATTTCTAAGTGAAGCTCACCCATACCTGCTATGATTGTCTGACCTGTTTCTTCATCAAAGCTAACTCTGAATGTTGGGTCTTCTTCAGCAAGTCTTGATAAAGCTACTGACATTTTATCTCTGTCGCCTTTTGTTTTAGGCTCTATAGCAACATTTATTACAGGCTCTGGGAAGTTAATTGATTCTAGTATTATAGGAGCATTTTCAGGACATAATGTATCACCTGTTGTAGTATCTTTAAGTCCTACTGCTGCTGCTATATCACCAGCATATACCTGTTCAATTTCTTCTCTTTTATTAGCATGCATCTGAAGTATTCTTCCGATACGCTCTCTTTTTCCTTTTGTTGCATTAAGAACATAAGAACCTGATTCCAAAATTCCTGAATAAACTCTCAAGAATGCTATTTTTCCTACATGAGGATCTGTCATTATTTTGAATGCTAATGCACTGAATTTTTCATCATCTGAAATTTTTCTTTTTATAACATTACCATCTAAATCAGTACCTTCTACCTCAGGTTTATCTACAGGAGATGGTAAATAATCAACAACACCATTAATTAATACTTGAATACCTTTGTTTTTGAATGCTGTACCGCAGAACATTGGGAAGAAATCTGCTGTTAATGTTGCTGTTCTTATAAGTCTTTTTATAGTAGGAACATCTATTTCCTCACCTTCAAAGAACTTATTCATAGCATCGTCATCATATTCAACGATTGCTTCTAATAATGAGTTTCTGTATTCTTCTGCTTTTTCTTTTAATTCAGGTCTGATTTCTCTCTCTTCCATTTTCATACCGTCTTCAGAAACCCAAATTATTTCTTTCATATTTACTAAGTCAACAACACCCTCGAAATTGCTTTCTGCACCTATAGGTATAACTACAGGGTGGCTGTTAGCTTTTAATCTTTCTCTAGTCTGATCTAAAACAGAATAGAAATTAGCTCCTATCCTATCCATTTTATTAACAAAAATAGCTCTAGGAATCTTATAATTGCTTGCCTGTCTCCAAACAGTTTCACTTTGAGGCTGAACACCTCCAACTGAACAGAAAACACCTACTGCACTGTCTAATACTCTCAAAGATCTTTCTACCTCAGCAGTAAAGTCAACGTGCCCCGGAGTGTCTATCAAATTAATTCTATGACCATTCCAAAAACAAGTTGTTGCAGCAGAAGTAATTGTAATACCTCTTTCTCTTTCCTGTTCCATCCAGTCCATTTCAGCTGCACCTTCATGAACTTCCCCAATCTTATGGGTCTTACCTGTAAAATATAAAATACGCTCACTTAAAGTAGTTTTACCAGCATCAATGTGAGCCATAATACCAATATTGCGTGTGTTTTCTAATGAAATTTGACGTGCCACTAAACTTTCTCCTTAAAAACTACCACCTGAAGTGAGCAAATGCTTTGTTACCTTCAGCCATTCTATGAACTGTATCTCTCTTAGCAACCGCCTGACCTTTACCATCTATAGCATCAGCTATTTCATTTGATAAACGCTCTACCATACTTCTTCCGCCTCTTTTTCTTGAAGCATCTATAAGCCATGTAAACGCTAAAGAATTCTGTCTGTCTGGTCTTACATCAACAGGCACCTGATATGTAGAACCTCCAACTCTTCTTGATTTTACTTCTACACGAGGTTTGATATTTTCAATAGCTTCGTTAAAAGCCTCTAAACCCTCTTTTCCTGTTTTTTGTTTAACTAAATCCATAGCTTTATAAAATATATTTTCAGCTTTACTTTTTTTACCGTCATACATTAATTTATTTATGAATTTACTAATAATAACGCTTCCATAAACAGGATCAGCATCTATTTTTCTAGTTTGTGCTCTTCTTCTTCTAGCCATATTACTTTACTCCATTAAGCCTTTGGTTTTTTAGTACCATATTTACTTCTAGCTTTCATTCTCTTTTCTACACCTGTAGCTTCACGGCTTCCGCGAACTATGTGATAACGGCAACCAGGCAAGTCTTTAACCCTTCCGCCTCTTATAAGTACGCGGTTGTGTTCCTGTAATGTGTGATCTATACCAGGAATATAAGCTGTTACTTCCATACCGTTTGTTATTCTTACACGGGCAATTTTACGCATAGCTGAGTTAGGTTTTTTTGGTGTAGTTGTTGTTACACGAGTACAAACCCCTTCTCTTTGCGGACATTTCATCAATGCAGGCGATTTTGTTTTAT
It encodes the following:
- the rpsG gene encoding 30S ribosomal protein S7 gives rise to the protein MARRRRAQTRKIDADPVYGSVIISKFINKLMYDGKKSKAENIFYKAMDLVKQKTGKEGLEAFNEAIENIKPRVEVKSRRVGGSTYQVPVDVRPDRQNSLAFTWLIDASRKRGGRSMVERLSNEIADAIDGKGQAVAKRDTVHRMAEGNKAFAHFRW
- the fusA gene encoding elongation factor G, yielding MARQISLENTRNIGIMAHIDAGKTTLSERILYFTGKTHKIGEVHEGAAEMDWMEQERERGITITSAATTCFWNGHRINLIDTPGHVDFTAEVERSLRVLDSAVGVFCSVGGVQPQSETVWRQASNYKIPRAIFVNKMDRIGANFYSVLDQTRERLKANSHPVVIPIGAESNFEGVVDLVNMKEIIWVSEDGMKMEEREIRPELKEKAEEYRNSLLEAIVEYDDDAMNKFFEGEEIDVPTIKRLIRTATLTADFFPMFCGTAFKNKGIQVLINGVVDYLPSPVDKPEVEGTDLDGNVIKRKISDDEKFSALAFKIMTDPHVGKIAFLRVYSGILESGSYVLNATKGKRERIGRILQMHANKREEIEQVYAGDIAAAVGLKDTTTGDTLCPENAPIILESINFPEPVINVAIEPKTKGDRDKMSVALSRLAEEDPTFRVSFDEETGQTIIAGMGELHLEIICDRMKREYKVEANVGRPQVSYREGIKKTVEVQGKFVRQSGGKGQYGDVWLRIGPNEPNGGFKFNNEIVGGAVPREYIPAVEKGCIESMNTGVLANYPMLDVIVSAYDGSFHPVDSSEMAFKIAASMGFKEGCKKADPYLLEPMMTVEVVTPEDYMGDIIGDLASRRGQVHGFTDKSGYKSINATVPLAEMFGYTTSIRNVSQGRASYTMQFSHYEEVPKNVAEEIIGARMGNSK
- the rpsL gene encoding 30S ribosomal protein S12; translated protein: MPTINQLVRKGRKRIINKTKSPALMKCPQREGVCTRVTTTTPKKPNSAMRKIARVRITNGMEVTAYIPGIDHTLQEHNRVLIRGGRVKDLPGCRYHIVRGSREATGVEKRMKARSKYGTKKPKA